Proteins from a single region of Streptomyces vinaceus:
- a CDS encoding PspC domain-containing protein: MSAIVRPRDGRWIGGVCAGLARRFGISANTMRLIFVVSCLLPGPQFLIYLALWLLLPNEKSASNAW; this comes from the coding sequence ATGAGCGCCATTGTCCGCCCCCGTGACGGTCGCTGGATCGGCGGCGTCTGCGCCGGACTGGCGCGTCGCTTCGGAATATCCGCGAACACGATGCGCCTTATTTTCGTCGTCTCGTGCCTGCTGCCCGGTCCGCAGTTCCTGATCTACCTGGCGCTGTGGCTGCTCCTGCCGAACGAGAAGTCCGCCTCCAACGCCTGGTAA